From Frateuria aurantia DSM 6220, one genomic window encodes:
- a CDS encoding acyl-CoA thioesterase: protein MSSDSVTQLIDLLGLERLENDYFRGQSLDIGTRHVFGGQVLGQALSAAQQTVATERPAHSLHAYFLRAGDIEAPILYQVERTRDGGSFSSRRVVAVQHGQPILHASVSFQIEESGFEHSQAMPEVLSPAQLPERLNVDPEVLAKLPPRYRRWFSSDAPFEFRLADPDINPLSPAPRPPRQQIWLRLRHPVEGSPELHRSLLAYASDFNLLLTSTLPHGVHVMTPRMQMASLDHALWFHRQPRVDQWLLCDFDSPIARGGRGFSRCQIFDEAGQLVASSAQEGLIRLHA from the coding sequence ATGTCTTCCGATTCCGTTACCCAATTGATCGACCTGCTCGGCCTCGAACGCCTCGAGAATGATTACTTCCGCGGCCAGAGCCTGGACATCGGCACCCGCCACGTCTTCGGCGGCCAGGTGCTGGGTCAGGCCCTGTCGGCCGCCCAGCAGACCGTAGCGACGGAACGGCCGGCCCATTCGCTGCACGCCTATTTTCTGCGTGCCGGCGACATCGAGGCGCCGATCCTGTATCAGGTCGAACGTACCCGCGATGGCGGCAGCTTTTCCTCGCGCCGGGTCGTCGCGGTACAGCACGGCCAGCCGATACTGCATGCTTCAGTCTCCTTCCAGATCGAAGAGTCAGGCTTCGAACACAGCCAGGCCATGCCTGAGGTGCTGAGCCCGGCCCAGCTGCCGGAGCGGCTGAATGTGGATCCGGAGGTGCTGGCCAAGCTGCCGCCGCGCTATCGCCGCTGGTTCAGCAGCGATGCCCCCTTCGAATTCCGGCTGGCCGACCCGGACATCAATCCGCTGTCGCCCGCCCCCCGTCCGCCCCGCCAGCAGATCTGGCTGCGCCTGCGTCACCCTGTCGAAGGCAGCCCCGAGCTGCATCGCAGCCTGCTGGCCTATGCCTCGGACTTCAATCTGCTGCTGACCTCGACCTTGCCGCACGGCGTGCATGTGATGACGCCCAGGATGCAGATGGCCAGCTTGGACCACGCGCTGTGGTTCCATCGCCAGCCCCGCGTCGATCAATGGCTGCTCTGCGACTTCGATAGCCCCATCGCCCGTGGCGGCCGGGGCTTCTCGCGCTGCCAGATCTTCGACGAGGCCGGTCAGCTGGTGGCCTCCAGCGCCCAGGAAGGGCTGATCCGGCTGCATGCCTGA
- a CDS encoding N-acetylmuramoyl-L-alanine amidase, with the protein MSVVIHPDPLPYDACLARRPLAAVDLVVIHCTELPDLATARQYGEQVLYGDGSGNSGHYYIDRDGSLSTWVEPDRIAHHVRGFNPRSVGIELVNRGRWPNWLDAAHQSMDEAYPPVQIEALRQWLLQLQDQLPGLRWIAGHEDLDTAQVPASDDPGRSVRRKRDPGPRFPWPQVMTGLRLQRLTLDAAD; encoded by the coding sequence ATGTCCGTCGTCATTCACCCCGATCCGCTGCCCTACGACGCATGCCTGGCCAGGCGCCCGCTGGCGGCGGTCGATCTGGTGGTGATCCACTGCACCGAGCTGCCCGATCTGGCCACGGCCCGCCAGTACGGTGAGCAAGTCCTCTACGGCGATGGCAGCGGCAACAGCGGGCATTACTACATCGACCGCGATGGCAGCCTGAGCACCTGGGTCGAGCCCGACCGCATCGCGCATCATGTGCGCGGCTTCAATCCACGATCGGTCGGCATCGAACTGGTCAACCGGGGCCGCTGGCCGAACTGGCTGGACGCCGCGCACCAATCGATGGACGAGGCGTATCCACCCGTCCAGATCGAGGCGCTGCGACAATGGCTTCTGCAGCTGCAGGACCAGCTGCCCGGATTGCGCTGGATCGCCGGACATGAAGACCTGGACACGGCGCAGGTGCCGGCCAGCGATGATCCGGGCCGCTCCGTCCGGCGCAAGCGCGACCCCGGGCCCCGCTTTCCCTGGCCGCAGGTCATGACCGGACTGAGACTGCAACGCCTGACCCTGGACGCGGCGGACTGA
- a CDS encoding alpha/beta family hydrolase — MRGPILLSHGSDSGPDATKVSVLAAHAEQRGWSTRRLDYREADRQGHAASVAPRLETLLQAIDAASAPPVLVGSSMGSFVSGLAARRRPVAGLFLLATPLAIPGVEEGFSHPAEAPCCFVHGWQDDICPPDPVYAHARDSRADLLMLDGDHRLADQLPAIVAAFDRFLAALEARA; from the coding sequence ATGCGCGGCCCCATCCTTCTTTCCCACGGTTCCGATTCCGGACCCGATGCCACCAAGGTCAGCGTGCTGGCAGCCCATGCCGAGCAACGGGGCTGGTCCACGCGGCGCCTGGACTACCGCGAGGCGGATCGGCAGGGGCATGCCGCTTCGGTGGCACCGCGGCTGGAAACGTTGCTGCAGGCCATCGATGCCGCCTCTGCGCCGCCGGTTCTGGTCGGGTCCAGCATGGGCTCCTTCGTCAGTGGCCTGGCGGCCCGGCGGCGGCCGGTGGCCGGGCTGTTCCTGCTGGCGACACCGCTGGCGATCCCCGGCGTGGAGGAGGGCTTCAGCCATCCAGCCGAAGCGCCTTGCTGTTTTGTCCATGGCTGGCAGGACGATATCTGTCCGCCGGATCCGGTCTATGCCCATGCCCGTGACAGTCGCGCCGATCTGCTGATGCTGGACGGCGATCACCGGCTTGCCGACCAGCTGCCCGCCATCGTGGCCGCTTTTGACCGTTTTCTCGCCGCCCTGGAGGCTCGCGCATGA
- the rlmKL gene encoding bifunctional 23S rRNA (guanine(2069)-N(7))-methyltransferase RlmK/23S rRNA (guanine(2445)-N(2))-methyltransferase RlmL: protein MTAYFASCPKGLEYLLRDELVALGAEGVRESLAGVQFEGDIATAYRACLWSRLASRVLVPVAHFDAADEQALYDGIMAIDWSAHMAAHASLAIDAHTAMSKISHSQFIAQRVKDAVVDQFRQRDGRRPDVDTDEPDLRIHVRLRRDRASVSIDLAGAPLHRRGWREQQGEAPLKENLAAAILLRGRWPQRYADGASLLDPMCGSGTLLIEAALMAADVAPGLRREYYGFLGWQQHDIAVWKALLDEARQRADEGLRQLRPCLVGSDADGLMIQTAKRNAQAAGVAGFIQLERREMDRIQPPEGAADGSLLVTNPPYGERLGSSQQMPMLYRRLGEVLRERFGGWSAAILAGDGELADALRLAGGKRYTLYNGALETVLQLADLRPRDAAPRELKPLSDNAQMLKNRLEKSHRHLRKRLTREAIHCWRAYDQDLPQYAAAIDVYTERNGRRWLHVQEYRAPAEIPAETALLRLREVVRVAGEVLEVPRDRIVLKTRQRGKGGGKYGQFDQRGEFLEVEEGGLNFLVNLTDYLDTGLFLDHRLVRQKIRELAAGRRCLNLFAYTGTASVYAAAGGARSTTTVDLSATYLEWASRNLALNGFTGESHRLVQADAIKFLGGGTDPYGLIYVDPPTFSNSKRAADFDVQRDHVALLKACLPRLAKDSVIVFSNNFRRFQLDRAALEEDFSIEDWSAPSIPFDFSRRDDIHGCWLLRPKKLNEAHDPWAGIRLKK, encoded by the coding sequence ATGACCGCTTATTTCGCTTCCTGTCCCAAGGGTCTGGAATATCTGCTGCGTGACGAGCTGGTCGCGCTGGGCGCCGAAGGCGTGCGTGAATCCCTGGCGGGCGTGCAGTTCGAGGGCGATATCGCCACGGCCTACCGTGCCTGCCTGTGGTCACGTCTGGCCAGTCGGGTGCTGGTGCCGGTGGCGCATTTCGATGCCGCCGACGAGCAGGCCTTGTACGACGGCATCATGGCGATCGACTGGAGCGCGCATATGGCCGCCCATGCCTCGCTGGCCATCGATGCCCATACCGCCATGAGCAAGATCAGCCACAGCCAGTTCATCGCCCAGCGGGTGAAGGATGCCGTGGTCGACCAGTTCCGCCAGCGTGACGGCCGGCGTCCCGATGTGGACACCGATGAACCGGATCTGCGCATCCATGTGCGCCTGCGCCGCGACCGGGCCAGCGTCTCCATCGATCTGGCCGGCGCGCCCCTGCATCGTCGCGGCTGGCGCGAGCAGCAGGGCGAGGCGCCGCTGAAGGAAAACCTGGCCGCGGCGATCCTGCTGCGCGGCCGCTGGCCGCAGCGCTACGCCGACGGCGCCAGTCTGCTGGATCCGATGTGCGGTTCGGGCACCTTGCTGATCGAGGCGGCCCTGATGGCGGCGGACGTCGCGCCGGGCCTGCGCCGCGAATACTATGGTTTCCTAGGCTGGCAGCAGCACGATATCGCGGTATGGAAGGCCTTGCTGGACGAGGCCCGGCAGCGTGCCGACGAGGGGCTGCGCCAGTTGCGGCCCTGCCTGGTCGGCAGCGACGCCGACGGCCTGATGATCCAGACCGCCAAGCGCAATGCGCAGGCCGCGGGTGTCGCCGGTTTTATCCAGCTGGAGCGCCGCGAGATGGACCGCATCCAGCCACCGGAGGGGGCCGCCGATGGCAGCCTGCTGGTCACCAATCCGCCGTATGGCGAACGTCTGGGCAGCAGCCAGCAGATGCCCATGTTGTATCGCCGCCTCGGCGAAGTGCTGCGCGAGCGTTTCGGCGGCTGGAGCGCGGCCATCCTGGCCGGTGACGGCGAGCTGGCCGATGCCTTGCGGCTGGCGGGCGGCAAGCGCTACACCTTGTACAACGGGGCCCTGGAAACGGTGCTGCAGCTGGCCGACCTGCGCCCGCGGGATGCCGCGCCGCGCGAGCTGAAGCCGCTGTCGGACAATGCCCAGATGCTGAAGAACCGGCTGGAGAAAAGCCATCGGCATCTGCGCAAGCGACTGACCCGCGAAGCCATTCATTGCTGGCGGGCCTATGACCAGGATCTGCCGCAGTATGCGGCGGCCATCGATGTCTACACCGAGCGCAATGGCCGGCGCTGGCTGCATGTGCAGGAATACCGCGCCCCGGCCGAGATTCCTGCCGAAACCGCCTTGTTGCGTCTGCGCGAAGTGGTCCGGGTCGCCGGCGAAGTGCTGGAGGTGCCGCGTGACCGGATCGTGCTCAAGACGCGGCAGCGCGGCAAGGGCGGCGGCAAGTACGGACAGTTCGATCAGCGCGGCGAATTCCTGGAAGTGGAAGAGGGTGGTCTGAACTTCCTGGTCAATCTGACGGATTACCTGGATACCGGTCTGTTTCTGGATCACCGGCTGGTGCGGCAGAAGATCCGCGAGCTGGCGGCCGGCCGGCGCTGTCTGAACCTGTTTGCCTATACCGGCACGGCCAGCGTGTATGCCGCCGCAGGCGGTGCCCGCAGCACCACCACGGTCGATCTGTCGGCGACCTATCTGGAGTGGGCCTCGCGCAATCTGGCCCTGAACGGCTTTACCGGCGAGTCGCATCGTCTGGTGCAGGCCGACGCCATCAAGTTCCTGGGCGGGGGTACCGATCCGTATGGACTGATCTACGTCGATCCACCGACCTTCTCCAATTCCAAGCGGGCGGCCGATTTCGACGTACAGCGCGATCATGTCGCTCTGCTCAAGGCCTGTCTGCCACGACTGGCCAAGGATTCGGTCATCGTGTTCTCCAACAACTTCCGGCGTTTCCAGCTGGACCGTGCCGCCCTCGAAGAAGATTTTTCCATCGAAGACTGGAGCGCGCCCAGCATTCCCTTCGATTTTTCCCGTCGTGACGATATCCACGGTTGCTGGCTGTTGCGCCCAAAGAAGCTGAACGAAGCCCATGATCCTTGGGCTGGCATCCGTCTCAAAAAGTAA
- a CDS encoding HAD-IA family hydrolase, which translates to MRLSIGTIIPAKGLLFDMDGTLIDSRIAVEHIWQDWCRRHGVDWSYVKANLHGLRLRDSVRRFAPEGVDVVAETDFLYREELTHTDGIVPIPGAIDLLASLPATHWTIVTSADKELARARLGAAGVGEPPLLVGGDDVHHGKPDPQGYIEGARRLGVAPAETLVFEDAAAGIAAGRAAGARVIAVATDHPEEIPADIEWVPDLSALVLDSHDPVSGTVSLRVVA; encoded by the coding sequence ATGCGACTGTCCATTGGCACCATCATTCCGGCAAAAGGCCTGCTGTTCGACATGGACGGTACGCTTATCGATTCGCGCATTGCGGTGGAGCATATCTGGCAGGACTGGTGCCGGCGCCATGGCGTGGACTGGAGTTATGTGAAGGCCAACCTGCATGGCTTGCGGCTGCGTGACTCGGTGCGCCGTTTTGCGCCGGAAGGTGTCGACGTGGTGGCCGAGACCGATTTTCTGTATCGGGAAGAACTGACCCATACCGACGGCATCGTGCCGATTCCGGGAGCCATCGACCTGCTCGCCAGCCTGCCGGCCACGCACTGGACCATCGTGACCTCGGCCGACAAGGAACTGGCAAGGGCCCGACTGGGCGCGGCCGGTGTCGGCGAGCCGCCGCTGTTGGTCGGTGGTGATGACGTCCATCACGGCAAGCCTGATCCGCAAGGTTACATCGAGGGCGCGCGCCGCCTGGGGGTGGCACCGGCCGAGACCCTGGTGTTCGAGGATGCCGCCGCCGGTATTGCCGCCGGGCGTGCGGCCGGTGCGCGGGTGATCGCGGTGGCTACCGATCATCCCGAGGAAATCCCCGCGGACATCGAATGGGTGCCTGATCTGAGCGCCTTGGTGCTGGACAGCCATGATCCCGTTTCTGGCACGGTCAGTCTGCGAGTGGTGGCCTGA
- the panE gene encoding 2-dehydropantoate 2-reductase: MRILVLGAGGTGGYFGGRLAASGADVSFLLRPVRAGRIRHDGLQIRSPLGDVLCRPQVLVATELAAVAARQPFDLILLSCKAYDLDSAMDAIAPAVGPATRILPILNGLRHYPLLDARFGAERVQGGLCFINATLNAQGEIVHLDPVARLSFGERDERPAGAGLQALSGMCTTAGIEHRLSPRIELDAWAKYAFLCSVAASTCLLRGSIGRILATEGGAAFLGGIYAECTAVAAAEGEVLPEPVRAAALAILLREGSSQTSSMYRDLVAGKDVEALQIVGDMVHRAVRAGLSVMRLDAAWIHLQSYMAQRQAG; the protein is encoded by the coding sequence ATGCGGATATTGGTTCTGGGCGCCGGTGGCACTGGCGGATATTTTGGCGGGAGGCTGGCGGCCTCCGGTGCGGACGTGAGCTTTCTGCTGCGGCCGGTCCGGGCCGGACGGATCCGGCATGACGGCCTGCAGATCCGCAGCCCGCTGGGCGATGTGCTGTGCCGGCCGCAGGTGCTTGTCGCAACCGAGCTGGCCGCGGTGGCGGCACGCCAGCCTTTCGATCTGATCCTGCTCAGCTGCAAGGCCTATGATCTGGATAGCGCCATGGATGCCATCGCACCGGCGGTCGGACCGGCGACCCGGATTCTGCCGATCCTGAACGGATTGCGCCATTACCCGTTGCTGGATGCGCGCTTTGGCGCGGAGCGGGTGCAGGGTGGATTGTGTTTTATCAATGCCACGCTCAACGCGCAAGGCGAGATCGTGCATCTGGATCCGGTTGCACGGCTCAGTTTCGGTGAACGGGACGAGCGTCCGGCCGGGGCCGGTCTGCAGGCGCTGTCCGGGATGTGCACGACGGCGGGAATCGAGCACCGGCTTTCCCCGCGGATCGAGCTCGATGCCTGGGCCAAATATGCTTTCCTGTGCTCGGTGGCCGCGTCCACCTGTCTGCTGCGCGGCAGTATCGGCCGGATTCTGGCGACCGAGGGCGGGGCGGCGTTTCTGGGCGGAATCTATGCCGAATGCACCGCCGTGGCCGCAGCCGAGGGCGAAGTCCTGCCCGAGCCGGTCCGTGCGGCGGCGCTGGCGATCCTGTTGCGCGAAGGTTCGAGTCAGACCAGCTCCATGTACCGGGATCTGGTGGCCGGCAAGGATGTGGAGGCCTTGCAGATCGTCGGTGACATGGTGCACCGGGCCGTGCGCGCCGGTCTGTCCGTGATGCGGCTGGACGCGGCCTGGATCCATCTGCAGAGCTATATGGCGCAGCGCCAGGCCGGCTGA
- the hrpA gene encoding ATP-dependent RNA helicase HrpA — translation MSQQTSRPATDATGAPVDIDLQQLRRALDGVLSRDHGRLLNRWRGLKRAADPQRLIQLAEAIRTSCAERLRRRERVPAVMVDAGLPIADHADELVRLIREHQIVVVAGETGSGKTTQLPKLCLMAGRGEAGLIGCTQPRRLAARSVAQRVAEELATPLGQLVGFQVRFTDQVSEASLIKFMTDGILLAETQNDPWLSRYDTIIIDEAHERSLNIDFLLGYLKQLARRRPDLKIVITSATIDTARFAEHFDGAPVVEIEGRTYPVEVRWRGIDDMPGERQLAQGSAEHVAAVMDEISKRRGGGEDPLGDVLVFLPGEREIRDVHRLLDQRNYRETEILPLYARLSAGDQDRIFRPGSKRRVVLATNVAETSLTVPRIRYVIDTGVARVKRYSQRSQMERLHVEPVSQAAANQRKGRCGRTGPGVCYRLYSEEDFNARQAFSDPELLRSSLANVILRMLALKLGEVDDFPFIEAPDPRVVSDGYRRLAEISAIDESRRLTPIGRTLARLPIDVQLARMLVEAEQRGCLKAMLAIVAFLSVQDPRERPADARQQADAAHAVFADPASDFLGVLNLWQAYEQAHEDLSQSKLRDWCSRHFLSYLRMREWRELHRQLLSVVRELGWKPKAEDQNSTEPSSADTPASVGPAERKAGRSRRGGKPVPAPERIQTSGTEKRQAARREEQLQARMYECLHRSLLAGLPTQVGHKDEKGIYLGTRERRFQIFPGSSVSRQPPGWLFASQIMDIGGKVWAMLCAKVEPVWIEQQAAHLIRRSWRDPHWSRPRGAVLAYEQVSLLGLVLAERRTVQFQAQDPALAHRIFVTEALARCDIDARADFIKANRKVLEQAEEMQARQRRDGVIQDEEALAAFFAGKLPESVAGSRALDAWYIRAGAAEQAALRWSLDDVLGGGERPDARDFPAEWPLGNRQLRLEYRFVPGDEADGVTLQLPLDLLNAIPASRCEWLVPGLLLPKVAELIRSLPKALRRNFVPAPDFARAFVEAEAARDEPLGKALAKFLTRTTGVVLEPAAFQGVELEPHFLMRFRLQDSQGKPLASSRDLASLQADWEGRARDAFSRASEVQLKQDEVTHWDFDEIPPQIRSGHGVNAFPALVDLGSAVALRLFERHGEALAAHRQGVARLLAMTLAAELKHAKRRLPIKPALGLKYAPLGTVESLREELVDGAWQDMLADCELNVRSAADFAALREQLARRLSAAAMERLKLAEPAIELQTELQTWLKPHVDGFARASYTDLNEQADHLLTPGFLRELPKARLAHYPRYLKALLLRAQRLREDPGRDGPRMLQVTPFWREYLKRRATGGAELQVLRWLIEEWRVSLFAQELKTAEPVSAKRLAKAVADLG, via the coding sequence ATGTCCCAGCAAACCTCCCGTCCCGCGACGGACGCGACCGGCGCTCCGGTCGATATCGATCTCCAACAGTTGCGGCGCGCCCTCGACGGCGTGCTGAGCCGTGACCATGGCCGCCTGCTGAATCGCTGGCGCGGTCTGAAACGCGCTGCCGACCCGCAGCGGCTGATCCAGCTGGCCGAGGCGATCCGGACCTCGTGCGCCGAGCGCTTGCGGCGACGTGAACGGGTACCTGCCGTCATGGTCGATGCCGGGCTGCCGATTGCCGATCATGCCGATGAGCTGGTTCGTCTGATCCGTGAACACCAGATCGTGGTAGTGGCCGGTGAAACCGGTTCGGGCAAGACCACCCAGCTGCCCAAGCTTTGCCTGATGGCGGGGCGGGGCGAGGCCGGCCTGATCGGCTGCACCCAGCCGCGTCGGTTGGCGGCACGTTCGGTGGCCCAGCGGGTCGCCGAGGAACTGGCCACCCCGCTGGGTCAGCTGGTCGGCTTCCAGGTCCGCTTCACCGACCAGGTGTCGGAAGCCAGCCTGATCAAGTTCATGACCGACGGCATTCTGCTGGCCGAGACCCAGAATGACCCCTGGCTGTCGCGCTATGACACCATCATCATCGACGAGGCCCACGAGCGCAGCCTCAATATCGATTTTCTGCTGGGCTATCTCAAGCAGCTGGCCCGGCGGCGGCCCGACCTGAAGATCGTGATCACCTCGGCCACCATCGATACGGCGCGCTTTGCCGAGCATTTCGACGGTGCTCCGGTGGTCGAGATCGAAGGGCGGACTTATCCGGTCGAGGTCCGCTGGCGCGGCATCGACGACATGCCCGGCGAGCGTCAGCTGGCTCAGGGCAGTGCCGAGCATGTGGCCGCGGTAATGGACGAGATCAGCAAGCGCCGGGGCGGAGGCGAGGATCCGCTGGGTGACGTGCTGGTCTTTCTGCCGGGCGAGCGCGAGATCCGTGACGTCCATCGCCTGCTCGACCAGCGCAATTATCGCGAGACCGAGATTCTGCCACTGTATGCCCGCTTGTCGGCCGGCGATCAGGACAGGATCTTCAGGCCGGGTTCGAAACGCCGCGTGGTGCTGGCCACCAATGTGGCCGAAACCTCGCTGACGGTGCCGCGCATCCGCTACGTGATCGATACCGGCGTGGCGCGCGTCAAGCGCTACAGCCAGCGCAGCCAGATGGAACGGCTGCATGTCGAGCCGGTGTCCCAGGCCGCGGCCAACCAGCGCAAGGGCCGCTGCGGACGCACGGGGCCCGGCGTCTGCTACCGGCTCTACAGCGAAGAGGATTTCAACGCCCGCCAGGCTTTCAGTGATCCCGAGCTGCTGCGCTCCTCCCTGGCCAATGTCATTCTGCGCATGCTGGCCCTCAAGCTGGGTGAGGTCGATGACTTCCCCTTTATCGAGGCGCCTGATCCGCGCGTGGTCTCGGACGGCTATCGACGTCTGGCTGAAATCTCGGCGATCGACGAGTCTCGCCGTCTCACCCCGATCGGCCGGACGCTGGCCCGGCTGCCGATCGATGTCCAGCTGGCCCGCATGCTGGTGGAAGCCGAGCAGCGTGGCTGCCTGAAGGCGATGCTGGCCATCGTGGCTTTTCTCAGTGTGCAGGATCCGCGCGAACGGCCGGCCGATGCACGTCAGCAGGCCGATGCCGCCCATGCGGTGTTTGCCGACCCGGCCTCGGATTTTCTCGGCGTGCTGAATCTGTGGCAGGCCTACGAGCAGGCGCATGAGGACTTGTCGCAGTCCAAGCTGCGCGACTGGTGCAGCCGCCACTTCCTCAGTTATCTGCGCATGCGCGAATGGCGTGAACTGCATCGCCAGCTGTTGAGCGTGGTCCGCGAACTGGGCTGGAAGCCGAAGGCTGAAGACCAGAACAGCACCGAGCCCTCGTCGGCCGACACGCCCGCGTCCGTCGGCCCAGCGGAGCGCAAGGCCGGCCGTTCGCGTCGAGGTGGCAAACCGGTGCCGGCCCCGGAGCGGATCCAGACCTCCGGCACCGAAAAACGACAGGCGGCTCGCCGCGAGGAACAGCTGCAGGCGCGGATGTACGAGTGCCTGCATCGCAGTCTGCTGGCCGGCCTGCCGACCCAGGTCGGCCACAAGGACGAGAAGGGGATTTATCTGGGCACCCGCGAGCGACGTTTCCAGATCTTTCCCGGCTCATCGGTTTCCAGACAGCCGCCGGGCTGGCTGTTCGCCAGTCAGATCATGGATATCGGCGGCAAGGTCTGGGCCATGTTGTGTGCCAAGGTCGAACCGGTCTGGATCGAGCAGCAGGCGGCCCATCTGATCCGGCGCAGCTGGCGTGATCCGCACTGGTCGCGGCCACGCGGTGCAGTTCTGGCTTACGAGCAAGTCAGCCTGCTCGGCCTGGTGCTGGCAGAACGCCGAACGGTGCAGTTCCAGGCCCAGGATCCGGCGCTGGCTCACCGGATCTTCGTCACCGAAGCGCTGGCGCGTTGCGACATCGATGCCCGCGCCGACTTCATCAAGGCCAATCGCAAGGTGCTGGAGCAGGCCGAGGAGATGCAGGCCAGACAGCGTCGCGACGGCGTGATCCAGGATGAGGAGGCACTGGCTGCCTTCTTCGCCGGCAAGCTGCCGGAGTCGGTGGCGGGCAGTCGTGCCCTTGACGCCTGGTACATTCGGGCCGGTGCCGCCGAACAGGCGGCGCTGCGCTGGTCGCTGGATGATGTGCTGGGTGGTGGCGAACGACCCGATGCCCGCGACTTTCCGGCCGAGTGGCCGCTGGGCAATCGGCAGCTGCGACTGGAATACCGCTTCGTGCCTGGCGACGAGGCCGACGGCGTGACCTTGCAACTGCCGCTGGATCTGCTCAACGCGATACCGGCGTCCCGCTGCGAATGGCTGGTGCCGGGATTGCTGCTGCCCAAGGTGGCCGAGCTGATCCGGAGCCTGCCCAAGGCGCTGCGCCGCAATTTCGTGCCGGCTCCGGACTTTGCGCGAGCCTTCGTGGAAGCCGAGGCCGCCCGTGACGAACCACTTGGCAAGGCCTTGGCCAAGTTCCTGACCCGGACCACGGGCGTGGTGCTGGAGCCTGCCGCTTTTCAGGGCGTCGAGCTGGAGCCGCATTTCCTGATGCGGTTCCGATTGCAGGACAGCCAGGGCAAGCCGCTGGCCAGCAGCCGTGATCTGGCATCGCTGCAGGCCGACTGGGAGGGGCGTGCCCGCGATGCTTTCAGTCGTGCCTCCGAGGTCCAGCTGAAGCAGGATGAAGTCACCCACTGGGATTTCGACGAGATTCCGCCGCAGATCCGTTCAGGTCACGGCGTCAATGCCTTCCCTGCGCTGGTCGACCTGGGGTCGGCGGTGGCCTTGCGGCTGTTCGAGCGGCATGGCGAGGCGCTGGCGGCCCATCGCCAGGGCGTGGCCCGGCTGTTGGCCATGACCTTGGCGGCCGAGCTCAAGCACGCCAAGCGCCGGCTGCCGATCAAGCCGGCCCTGGGACTGAAATACGCCCCGCTGGGCACCGTGGAAAGCCTGCGCGAAGAGCTGGTCGATGGCGCCTGGCAGGACATGCTGGCTGACTGCGAGCTCAATGTCCGTTCCGCTGCCGATTTTGCGGCCCTGCGCGAGCAGTTGGCCCGCCGCCTGTCTGCAGCGGCGATGGAGCGACTGAAGCTGGCCGAACCGGCGATCGAGCTGCAGACCGAATTGCAGACCTGGCTGAAGCCCCATGTGGATGGTTTCGCCCGTGCCAGTTATACCGATCTGAACGAGCAGGCCGATCACCTGCTGACGCCGGGTTTTCTGCGTGAGCTGCCCAAGGCCAGGCTGGCGCATTATCCGCGCTATCTGAAGGCCTTGCTGTTGCGGGCCCAGCGACTGCGTGAGGATCCGGGCCGAGACGGCCCGCGCATGCTGCAGGTCACACCGTTCTGGCGCGAGTATCTGAAGCGGCGGGCCACGGGCGGCGCTGAGCTGCAGGTATTGCGCTGGCTGATCGAGGAATGGCGCGTATCGCTGTTCGCGCAGGAGCTGAAGACGGCCGAGCCGGTCTCGGCCAAGCGTCTGGCCAAGGCCGTGGCGGATCTGGGCTGA